In a single window of the Zea mays cultivar B73 chromosome 5, Zm-B73-REFERENCE-NAM-5.0, whole genome shotgun sequence genome:
- the LOC103625720 gene encoding uncharacterized protein yields MANSKFGLLDLADGESGEAAVSVAITKVEAAAAAAARKAEAASDAAGTGKEKAPHKNHLYFTKLQLDNGMRNIEHELKRLRDVLIKLRGEETKLKENMEDGGRLMQLLSEEQRKLRQEQTKLWAQQAKLRLQRKEFYLEHGFPLGAGEEGPQVPNRAETVHGCDNAGAAANVNGSCNGGRQGYPEVRYKRKVQKYVVKTKQPSSGPATAGAEHKPEEKVTSDASSEADHHDEAATPANVEVAAASVAAACNNGQDGPRTNNVFVRKEKLNGSVKRKNKNSKNGGSNDKLKKQDLSETEEPPREQEKKTLDEYEREQKKSSEDASRTEARKVCDDEFRGLQMLKNKVDDGEAIMIKAEKLQQKSKKPQPEAKVPKKVVIPLKDLSFAPPRRTFFLEDGSSNGGGFRGRSRDNGRVVQNEASNGAPRGGGGDGYHDQGSNGGTGYYHHQQSGYARRPRGRGYSGNGRHPAPATKPILVEEFPPLPAFSAAARGAAPAAAAAPAAARAQA; encoded by the exons ATGGCCAACTCCAAATTTGGATTGCTCGATCTCGCGGACGGCGAGTCCGGAGAGGCCGCGGTATCCGTGGCCATCACCAAGGtcgaggccgccgccgccgccgccgccaggaaGGCTGAGGCCGCCTCCGATGCCGCCGGGACCGGCAAGGAGAAGGCCCCGCATAAGAACCACCTTTACTTCACTAAACTCCAGTTAGATAATG GTATGAGAAATATTGAGCACGAGCTGAAAAGGTTGAGAGATGTACTCATAAAGCTGAGGGGAGAGGAAACAAAGCTTAAGGAGAACATGGAGGATGGAGGCCGTCTCATGCAGTTGTTGTCGGAGGAACAAAGGAAGCTGAGACAGGAGCAGACGAAACTGTGGGCGCAGCAAGCAAAGTTGAGATTGCAGAGGAAAGAATTCTATTTGGAGCATGGATTCCCTCTTGGTGCTGGCGAAGAGGGGCCTCAAGTTCCCAATCGGGCGGAAACTGTTCATGGCTGCGACAATGCCGGTGCTGCTGCCAATGTCAATGGCAGCTGTAACGGTGGTAGGCAGGGATACCCTGAGGTTCGCTACAAGAGGAAGGTCCAGAAGTACGTGGTTAAGACCAAGCAGCCATCCTCTGGCCCTGCTACTGCAGGGGCTGAACACAAGCCTGAGGAGAAGGTCACTTCTGATGCTAGCTCAGAGGCCGATCATCACGACGAAGCTGCCACTCCTGCCAATGTGGAAGTCGCGGCTGCCTCGGT GGCTGCTGCCTGTAACAACGGACAAGATGGCCCTAGAACCAACAACGTATTTGTTCGAAAGGAGAAGCTCAATGGCTCCGTGAAAAGGAAGAACAAGAATTCTAAGAACGGTGGGAGCAACgataagttgaagaagcaagattTATCCGAGACCGAGGAACCACCCAGGGAACAAGAGAAAAAG ACTCTTGATGAGTACGAGCGAGAACAGAAGAAGTCCTCGGAAGATGCCTCAAGAACTGAGGCCAGGAAGGTCTGTGACGATGAATTTAGGGGCCTGCAGATGTTGAAGAATAAGGTAGATGATGGGGAAGCCATCATGATCAAGGCAGAAAAGCTTCAGCAAAAGTCGAAGAAGCCTCAGCCGGAGGCAAAGGTACCTAAGAAG GTCGTCATCCCGTTGAAAGATCTCTCCTTTGCTCCACCAAGGCGTACTTTTTTCCTGGAAGATGGTTCTTCCAATGGCGGCGGTTTCCGAGGCCGCAGCCGCGACAATGGCAGGGTTGTCCAGAACGAGGCGAGCAACGGTGCtccgaggggcggcggcggcgacggctacCACGACCAGGGCAGCAACGGCGGTACTGGGTACTACCACCACCAGCAGAGTGGCTACGCGCGCCGCCCACGTGGACGCGGCTACTCCGGCAACGGTCGCCACCCGGCCCCTGCCACGAAGCCCATACTTGTGGAGGAGTTCCCGCCGCTACCCGCCTTCTCTGCTGCGGCCCGAGGTGCCGCACCGGCTGCAGCGGCAGCTCCCGCGGCCGCCCGCGCTCAGGCCTAG
- the LOC113455422 gene encoding uncharacterized protein LOC113455422: protein MPRSDGVHQPSCVTVPLGKSVRRALRAAIGMPKKKKKNPPPPPLGVSMELSSSSSVAARKEAVVRVVMRGGVVEVYPSVVLACTVIRNHPPGLCLAHPDVFRNPHGAVVRPLEPLFPGQKFLLLPESTVVRLKQKIPESSIGAFADDDVEEDDDDEEEEEGDGAAVVSSSEGEAAAEGDGTTSTTTSMPSCSAREYFVSRDRWSECRSRELVPVEQGLAMEPRPSKDDDEPAERKQEKTRTKKGNKKKRRKGRRRRDRSSPVPQLPMELIRGVGRTWEPSLPSVEEEQEEAAAVVIVSPLHPPPSDATAHNTRS from the coding sequence ATGCCGCGCAGCGACGGCGTGCATCAGCCGTCCTGCGTCACGGTGCCGCTGGGCAAGTCGGTGCGGCGCGCGCTCCGGGCCGCCATCGGCatgccgaagaagaagaagaagaatccgccgccgccgccgcttggCGTGTCAATGGAGCTGAGCAGCTCGTCGTCGGTGGCGGCGAGGAAGGAGGCGGTGGTGCGAGTGGTGATGCGGGGCGGCGTGGTGGAGGTGTACCCGAGCGTTGTGCTGGCCTGCACCGTCATCCGGAACCACCCGCCGGGGCTCTGCCTCGCGCACCCGGACGTGTTCCGCAACCCGCACGGCGCCGTCGTCCGCCCGCTCGAGCCGCTCTTCCCGggccagaagttcctgctgctcCCCGAGAGCACCGTCGTCAGGCTGAAGCAGAAGATCCCCGAGAGCTCAATCGGCGCCTTCGCTGACGACGACgtggaggaggacgacgacgacgaagaagaagaagaaggcgacGGCGCGGCGGTGGTGTCGTCGTCGGAAGGCGAGGCGGCCGCGGAGGGTGACGGTACTACTAGTACTACTACCTCCATGCCGTCGTGCAGCGCGAGGGAATACTTCGTGTCCAGGGACCGGTGGTCCGAGTGCCGCTCCAGGGAGCTAGTGCCAGTGGAACAGGGGCTCGCCATGGAGCCGAGGCCGAGCAAAGACGACGATGAGCCGGCCGAGAGAAAGCAGGAGAAGACAAGGACAAAGAAGGGGAACAAGAAGAAGAGGCGGAAAGGGAGGCGGCGGAGAGACCGTAGTAGCCCGGTGCCCCAGCTGCCGATGGAGCTCATCAGGGGAGTCGGGAGGACGTGGGAGCCCAGCCTGCCGTCGGTggaggaggagcaggaggaggCCGCCGCCGTCGTAATTGTTTCTCCTCTCCACCCTCCGCCGTCGGATGCCACAGCCCACAACACAAGATCATGA